One stretch of Prunus persica cultivar Lovell chromosome G1, Prunus_persica_NCBIv2, whole genome shotgun sequence DNA includes these proteins:
- the LOC18789618 gene encoding transport inhibitor response 1-like protein: protein MGEDPSIPSSSSSQMSEDDDRSPPFDLIDGQIASNKARNCSGVSGSSGSGGNFIEYSVPYSDQVLENVLENVLCFLTSRSDRNAASLVCKSWYRAEALTRSELFIGNCYAVSPRRATARFTRVRAVTIKGKPRFADFNLMPAHWGAHLAPWVSSMAKAYPWLEKLFLKRMSVTDDDLALLAESFPGFKELVLVCCDGFGTSGLAVVASKCRQLRVLDLTESDVMDDDVDWICCFPESQTCLESLMFECVECLINFEALEKLVARSPSLKKLSLNRFVSIGQLYRLMVRAPQLTHLGTGSFNTSEVMAQGDQELDYRSAFAACKSLVYLSGFREILLDYLPAINPVCGNLTTLNFSYANINAEQLKSVICHCHKLQTFWVLDSICDEGLKAVARTCKDLRELRVFPVNAQEDIEGPVSEVGLQAISEGCRKLRSILYFCQRMTNAAVIAMSKNCSDLVVFRLCIMGRHRPDHVTGESMDEGFGAIVMNCKKLTRLAVSGLLTDGAFSYIGKYGKLVRTLSVAFAGDSDTGLKHVLEGCSNLQKLEIRDSPFGDTALRSGLHHYYNMRFLWMSSCTLTRQGCREIARELPGLVVEVMKNEQEEDTGEPDNVDILYMYRSLEGARDDIPKFVEIL, encoded by the exons ATGGGGGAGGACCCTTCAATCCCTTCATCCTCTTCATCCCAAATGTCCGAGGACGACGACCGATCTCCGCCGTTTGATCTCATCGACGGTCAAATCGCCTCCAACAAGGCCCGGAACTGCTCCGGAGTATCCGGGTCATCCGGGTCGGGCGGAAACTTCATCGAGTACAGCGTCCCCTACTCGGACCAAGTCCTCGAGAACGTTCTCGAAAACGTGCTATGCTTCCTGACCTCTCGCAGCGACCGCAACGCCGCCTCATTGGTCTGCAAGTCGTGGTACCGTGCGGAGGCCCTCACCCGATCCGAGCTCTTCATCGGCAACTGCTATGCGGTCTCTCCACGCCGGGCCACGGCCCGCTTCACCCGGGTCCGGGCCGTGACAATCAAGGGGAAGCCCCGGTTCGCCGATTTCAATCTCATGCCGGCCCATTGGGGGGCCCACTTGGCGCCCTGGGTCTCTTCCATGGCCAAGGCTTACCCTTGGCTCGAGAAGCTTTTCCTTAAGCGCATGTCTGTGACGGATGACGATCTTGCCCTCTTGGCTGAGTCGTTTCCTGGGTTTAAAGAGCTTGTTCTTGTTTGCTGCGATGGGTTTGGGACCAGTGGGCTCGCCGTGGTCGCTAGCAAGTGCAG ACAGCTTAGAGTGCTTGATCTGACTGAATCTGATGTTATGGACGATGATGTGGATTGGATATGTTGTTTTCCGGAGAGTCAAACCTGTCTCGAATCTCTGATGTTCGAATGTGTAGAATGCCTCATAAATTTCGAGGCATTGGAGAAGCTGGTGGCTAGGTCACCTTCCCTGAAGAAACTAAGCTTGAACCGCTTTGTTTCAATTGGGCAGCTATACCGTCTGATGGTTAGAGCGCCCCAACTCACACACTTAGGAACGGGTTCATTCAATACATCAGAGGTCATGGCTCAGGGTGATCAAGAACTGGATTATCGCTCTGCTTTTGCTGCTTGCAAATCCCTAGTGTATCTATCTGGGTTCAGGGAAATCTTGCTGGATTACTTGCCTGCAATTAACCCTGTTTGTGGTAATCTCACCACTCTGAATTTCAGCTATGCGAATATCAATGCAGAGCAACTTAAATCAGTCATATGCCACTGCCACAAACTCCAGACCTTCTGG GTACTTGATTCAATATGCGATGAAGGACTTAAGGCAGTAGCTCGAACTTGCAAGGACCTGCGTGAGCTCCGGGTTTTCCCAGTTAATGCTCAGGAGGATATTGAGGGTCCTGTTTCTGAGGTGGGTCTCCAAGCAATTTCTGAGGGTTGTAGAAAACTGCGATCTATTTTATATTTCTGCCAACGTATGACAAATGCAGCTGTGATAGCCATGTCAAAGAATTGCTCGGATCTTGTGGTGTTTCGTCTCTGTATAATGGGGCGCCACCGGCCTGACCATGTTACCGGTGAGTCCATGGATGAAGGTTTTGGAGCAATTGTTATGAACTGCAAGAAGCTCACCCGCCTTGCTGTCTCTGGTTTACTGACTGATGGAGCTTTCAGTTACATTGGAAAATATGGAAAATTGGTTCGAACTCTCTCAGTTGCCTTTGCCGGTGACAGTGACACAGGGTTAAAACATGTGCTTGAGGGCTGCTCTAATTTGCAGAAGCTTGAAATCAGGGATAGCCCTTTTGGGGATACAGCATTGCGCTCTGGTTTGCATCACTATTACAATATGAGATTCCTCTGGATGTCTTCGTGTACATTAACTCGCCAAGGTTGTCGTGAGATTGCTCGAGAACTTCCTGGCCTAGTGGTGGAAGTAATGAAAAATGAACAAGAGGAAGACACGGGTGAGCCTGATAATGTCGATATACTATACATGTATCGATCCCTTGAGGGAGCCAGGGATGATATTCCAAAGTTTGTTGAGATCCTATAA